CTGCACAGTAGTGACGCCCGGGCCGACAGCTTCAACAATTCCCGCACCTTCATGGCCGGCAACCAAAGGCATCTTGATGGGAATTTCGCCTTTCAACAAATGCAAATCAGAGTGACAGTACCCGGTATGGGTGTACTTGACCAGCACCTCGTTTTCCTTGGGCGGATCCAGCTCTAAAGTCTCGATGGAATATTTCATACCAGGTTCCCGTAAAACAGCGCCTTTGATCTTCATAACATCTCCTTTAGCAATTTGGGGGACTTTCTTTGTTCTCTTTTTGCAATCGGGAATGGACCATAGCATGACAAAACCCGATCCGCAACAGGTATAAATAGTTGATTTATCAACTATTTTTTACGCGGTATTGAGGTAAAATTTTCAATTTTTAGTAAAAGGAGATTCCGGATCAAACAGAGATTAAGGATACGCCTGAATACTTGCTCACCTTTTTCAAAGACGGTATAATAAGAAAAAGTTTTCTTTTAATTTACCCGATAGAACCTTCTATTCGGACTTGCCTGGTTTAAGACGATAGAGCAAACAAAAAAGGGGCCATATGCCGTATCCTCAAAGATCCGAATTATTCTGTGATGATTTACCCACCCGTCCGGTGGCGGAAAAAGGGCTCATTCTCGTGACCGGAGCCAGCGGCTATATCGGCGGTCGGCTTGTACCCGAGTTAATTGCCCGGGGGTACAGGGTGCGTGTCCTCGTCAGGTCCCATGGCCCGTCTTATGGCCGGCGTTGGCCCGGGGCAGAAATTATGGAGGGGGATGCGTTGTGTCTCCAGGACTTAAAACGGGCCATGGACCAGGTGCACACCGCCTATTATCTGATGCATTCACTGCTTATAGGGCGTAAAAGATTTCAGGATCTTGAATTGGCTGTGGCAAAAAATTTCAGACAGGCCGCCGGAGAAACGGATGTCGAGCGCATCATTTACTTAGGCGGACTGGGGGATAAAAACGATTCTTTATCCGCGCACTTAAAGAGCCGTCTTGAAGTTGCGCGGGAGTTGATGAAGGGACCGGTACCGGTGACAGCCATCCGGGCGGCCGTAATTATCGGCTCGGGAAGTGCCTCTTTCGAAATCATCAAAAATCTGGTGGCCCGTATACCGGTGATATGTTTGCCGTCTTACGCCAAAACCCTGTGCCAGCCCATCGGCATCCGTGATGTTATCAAATATCTGGTAGGATGTCTGGAACACGAAAAGACCCGTGGACGGGAGTTCGATATTGGTGGCAATGAGATCCTCTCCTATGAAAATATGATGAAGGTGGTGGCGGATATCTTAGGCAAAAGACGCTGGTTCACCCGACTCCCATTGCCTTTAAACGCCTTTTCATTCCTGGCCAGTTTTATCACGCCGGTGCCGGCCCCCATCACCCGCTCACTGTTGGAAGGACTTGGCAATGAGGTGGTGTGCAGAAATGAACAGATCCAGGCACTGATCCCCTTTGAGCCCCTCCCCTTTCGCGAAGCGGTCAAACGTGCCATGCAAATTGAAGAAGACGACGCCATGCAAAGCAGATGGTCCTGTGCCTATCCGCCCACGTGGAAGCTGGTCCCGCAACTGGATGAATTGGCCCGGGAACCCCATTATATCAGCCGGCACTGGATACACTCATCCAAACTCGATAGATCCCTGTTCTATGCTTTTTGCAGGATCGGGGGCAAGGAAGGATGGTTTCATAACAACTGGATGTGGTTTCTGA
Above is a window of uncultured Desulfobacter sp. DNA encoding:
- a CDS encoding SDR family oxidoreductase — its product is MPYPQRSELFCDDLPTRPVAEKGLILVTGASGYIGGRLVPELIARGYRVRVLVRSHGPSYGRRWPGAEIMEGDALCLQDLKRAMDQVHTAYYLMHSLLIGRKRFQDLELAVAKNFRQAAGETDVERIIYLGGLGDKNDSLSAHLKSRLEVARELMKGPVPVTAIRAAVIIGSGSASFEIIKNLVARIPVICLPSYAKTLCQPIGIRDVIKYLVGCLEHEKTRGREFDIGGNEILSYENMMKVVADILGKRRWFTRLPLPLNAFSFLASFITPVPAPITRSLLEGLGNEVVCRNEQIQALIPFEPLPFREAVKRAMQIEEDDAMQSRWSCAYPPTWKLVPQLDELAREPHYISRHWIHSSKLDRSLFYAFCRIGGKEGWFHNNWMWFLRGEIDRLLLGVGMSRGRRSQSELWENDVIDFFRVEKLEPYRRLLLRAEMKLPGKAWLEFTVTPENPNLNRIIVTAYFEPRGIWGHLYWYFFLPFHYLIFTRLLQAIDRQSRSREREISTQHT